Proteins encoded together in one Lathyrus oleraceus cultivar Zhongwan6 chromosome 5, CAAS_Psat_ZW6_1.0, whole genome shotgun sequence window:
- the LOC127079479 gene encoding uncharacterized protein LOC127079479 codes for MTKPTSVDGDIVAMQEELNQFQRNDVWDLGTTVPVASVSATMDKTDQRKTYEYKLRDSKVDKSRKLSECLTKDYRVAFKQAYGNLLRVLNTKEYSGLIFTFAQFYDPTLHCFTFQDFLLAPTLDEFAHLLQLPVKNQAPYMIDEDFPDSADIVQALCMKKDLVEATLRVKGNTQGLPSKFLFENATMFANSGSWDAFYASFALLIYGLVLFPNVESFIDKTAITIFISQNPVSTLLADVFFSFHWRNMKKGGTITCCMPLLQKWIVSHLPKKGPFVDNVGDLKWSQRLMSLDAEDVIWFSLDYLRVELIFRCGEFPNVPLHKVDRKQNAYTRRFAAATTTTRHRYYTRSSKYKIMAEYEADNAVVRESLAHM; via the exons GGAACTACTGTGCCAGTTGCTAGTGTCAGTGCAACCATGGATAAGACCGACCAGAGAAAAACCTATGAGTACAAATTGAGAGACTCCAAGGTCGATAAGTCGAGGAAGCTCAGCGAGTGCCTTACCAAAGATTACAGAGTAGCCTTCAAGCAAGCCTATGGCAATCTGTTGAGGGTTTTAAACACCAAGGAATATTCAGGGTTGATATTCACTTTCGCACAGTTCTATGACCCTACCTTACACTGCTTCACGTTCCAAGACTTTCTTCTAGCTCCCACACTAGACGAGTTTGCTCATCTACTACAGTTGCCAGTCAAGAACCAAGCACCCTACATGATTGATGAAGACTTCCCAGATTCTGCGGATATAGTTCAGGCCTTGTGCATGAAGAAGGATCTAGTCGAGGCCACTCTCCGAGTCAAGGGTAACACGCAGGGCCTACCGTCCAAATTCCTATTCGAGAATGCCACGATGTTTGCCAACAGTGGAAGTTGGGACGCATTTTACGCCAGCTTTGcattactcatctatggattggtgttaTTCCCGAATGTTGAAAGTTTCATTGACAAGACCGCTATCACCATATTCATCTCCCAGAACCCGGTTTCTACCTTACTAGCTGATGTATTCTTCTCCTTCCATTGGAGAAATATGAAGAAAGGGGGAACCATCACTTGTTGTATGCCTTTGCTTCAGAAATGGATTGTGTCCCATCTCCCAAAGAAAGGGCCGTTTGTTGATAATGTCGGTGATCTGAAATGGTCGCAAAGGTTGATGTCATTAGATGCTGAGGACGTCATCTGGTTTAGTCTTGATTACTTGAGAGTGGAGTTGATATTCCGATGTGGGGAGTTCCCAAACGTCCCTCTC CATAAAGTCGATAGAAAACAAAATGCTTACACTCGCCGTTTTGCTGCAGCAACAACGACGACTCGTCATCGGTACTACACACGTTCCAGCAAATATAAGATCATGGCCGAATATGAAGCCGACAACGCTGTTGTCCGTGAATCTCTTGCCCATATGTAA
- the LOC127079480 gene encoding uncharacterized protein LOC127079480 — protein sequence MAGINYESGLPINQAEDDSEEDCELPAELARLLENEEKEIQPYKEPVDVINLGSKTDKKEMDPIKYTFEKPAVTGRIAQWKMLLTEYDIQYVTQKVIKGSVLSDYLAHLPVGGYQPLRFDFPDEDIMFTKDFTMPGFEVSLEEGPEPGSRWTLVFDGASNARGHGIVVVITSPTGFHIPFTARLCFDCTNNMADYEACIYGLEAAIYLRIKILEVFADSALVISQVKGDWETRDSKLIPYKEHIRKLIPYFDEISFHHISREENQLADALATLASMFKVKWKNEAPSIQIDHLDEPTHCLAIEADPDDKHWFYDIKTFLEKQQYPEGISITDKKALRRLSSKFFLNGDVLYKRNYDFVLLRCVDTHEASTIIRSIHEGCEGVHAKGPAMAKKILRAGYYWTIMEMDCYNFVKRCHKCQIYEFRGIIKSYIKEKQFALPLKSDKPDR from the exons ATGGCTGGAATCAACTATGAATCTGGACTTCCAATAAACCAAGCTGAAGACgacagtgaggaagattgtgaattaccAGCTGAACTAGCACGACTCCTTGAGAACGAAGAGAAAGAGATTCAGCCGTACAAAGAACCAGTGGATGTCATTAACTTGGGTTCTAAAACTGACAAAAAAGAG atggatccaataaaATATACATTTGAAAAGCCTGCTGTTACTGGTAGAATTGCCCAGTGGAAAATGTTGCTAACCGAGTACGATATACAGTACGTGACCCAGAAAGTAATAAAAGGGAGTGTTTTGTCTGACTATCTCGCTCACCTGCCTGTCGGAGGATACCAACCGTTGAGgtttgacttcccagatgaggacatcatgtttaCCAAAGATTTTACTATGCCAGGCTTCGAGGTAAGCCTTGAGGAAGGCCCTGAACCAGGATCgcgatggacgctcgtgttcgacgGTGCTTCCAATGCCCGAGGTCATGGTATAGTTGTTGTTATCACTTCTCCAACTGGTTTCCACATCCCCTTCACTGCTAGGTTATGTTTTgactgcaccaacaatatggcagaTTATGAAGCATGTATCTATGGTTTAGAGGCGGCAATCTACTTGAGAATCAAAATCCTTGAGGTATTCGCtgattcagctctggtaatcagtCAGGTGAAAGGTGATTGGGAGACTCGGGATAGCAAGTTAATACCCTACAAAGAGCACATCAGAAAACTGATACCTTATTTTGATGAAATCTCCTTTCATCATATTTCTAGGGAAGAAAATCAGTTAGCAGACGCTCTGGCTACGCTGgcatctatgttcaaagtcaaatggaagaatgaagcaccatcCATCCAAATTGACCACTTAGATGAACCAACACATTGTCTAGCAATTGAGGCCGATCCTGACGATAAGCATTGGTTCTACGACATAAAGACATTTCTGGAGAAACAACAATATCCCGAGGGTATATCCATTACCGATAAGAAAGCTCTGAGAAGACTCTCTTCTAAGTTCTTCCTAAACGGTGATGTACTAtacaagaggaattatgatttcgtactgctcagatgcgtggacacACATGAAGCTAGTACAATCATAAGGTCCATACACGAAGGCTGCGAGGGTGTACATGCAAAGGGTCCCgctatggccaagaagattctccgggctggttattattggacAATAATGGAGATGGATTGCTACAACTTTGTGAAAAGATGCCATAAGTGCCAGATATATG AATTCCGGGGAATAATAAAAAGCTACATTAAAGAGAAACAATTTGCATTACCGTTGAAATCCGATAAACCTGATAGGTGA